The following are from one region of the Prevotella communis genome:
- a CDS encoding bifunctional UDP-N-acetylmuramoyl-tripeptide:D-alanyl-D-alanine ligase/alanine racemase, with protein MTYTIEKVATLIGARRYGEKDATIGWLLTDSRSLCFPEQTLFFALRTKRNDGHKYISELYRRGVRSFVVEQVPEDYQAQFADANFLKVPSPLAALQRLAERHRDEFDIPVVGITGSNGKTWVKEWLYQILSPSMKVTRSPKSYNSQIGVPLSVWLLNEQTKVALLEAGISEPGEMLALHDIIQPTIGVLTSLGSAHQENFRNMDEKCMEKLQLFRNTETMIYPSDDDTVSRCVRRSQYQGDRIGWSRFNDKAPMYVKTEGSHVSYVYKGIEGSYDIPFIDEASIENSITCATVALTLGLTPEELAERMPKLEPIAMRLEVKEGQRGLTLINDSYNSDVNSLDIALDFMNRRPEQEGKRKTLILSDIYQTGESSAELYREVSELIAKRGIDRFVGIGPEISSQAAQIEIGQKWFFANVDDFVQSSVFKSMRDEIVLLKGARPFGFERISDLLEQKVHETILEVDLNAVVDNLNYYRSFLKPETKMVCMIKADAYGAGAVEIAKTLQDHRVDYLAVAVADEGVTLRKAGITQNIIVMNPEMSSFKTLFDYDLEPEVYSFRLMNALVKAARHEGITGWPVHIKLDTGMHRLGFDPKKDIDELIDSLKHQSAIIPRSVFSHFVGSDSDDFDNFSATQFRVFDEASQKIQAAFSHKILRHIDNSAGIEHFPERQLDMCRLGLGLYGVDPRTNNILSTVSTLKTTILQLRRVPKEETVGYSRKGKLERDSVIAAIPIGYADGLNRKLGNRHCYCLVNGQKAEYVGNICMDVALIDVTDIQCEEGDSVEIFGKNLPVTVLSDVLETIPYEVLTSVSNRVKRVYFQD; from the coding sequence ATGACATATACAATTGAAAAGGTGGCAACCCTGATAGGGGCGCGTCGCTATGGTGAAAAGGATGCAACCATAGGTTGGTTGCTTACTGACAGTCGCTCTCTGTGTTTCCCTGAGCAGACTTTGTTTTTCGCCTTGCGCACTAAACGCAATGACGGTCATAAATATATATCCGAACTCTACCGCCGTGGGGTTCGGTCGTTTGTAGTAGAACAGGTGCCAGAGGATTATCAGGCACAGTTCGCTGATGCTAATTTTCTGAAGGTTCCATCGCCACTGGCTGCCTTGCAGCGCCTGGCCGAGCGTCACCGTGATGAGTTTGATATCCCTGTGGTAGGTATCACGGGCTCTAACGGTAAGACCTGGGTGAAAGAGTGGCTGTATCAGATTTTGTCGCCCTCCATGAAGGTGACCCGTTCGCCAAAGAGCTATAACTCACAGATTGGCGTTCCTTTGTCAGTCTGGCTGTTGAACGAGCAGACGAAGGTGGCTTTGCTGGAGGCAGGTATCAGTGAACCGGGTGAGATGCTGGCCTTGCATGATATCATTCAGCCAACAATCGGTGTCCTGACCTCATTGGGTAGTGCCCATCAGGAGAATTTCCGTAATATGGACGAGAAATGTATGGAGAAGCTCCAGCTCTTCCGCAATACGGAGACCATGATTTATCCTTCTGATGATGACACGGTGAGCCGTTGCGTGCGTCGTTCGCAGTATCAGGGCGACCGTATCGGATGGTCCCGTTTCAACGATAAGGCTCCGATGTATGTCAAGACAGAGGGTAGTCATGTGTCATATGTATATAAAGGTATAGAAGGCAGCTATGATATCCCGTTTATCGATGAGGCCAGTATCGAGAACTCCATCACTTGTGCTACGGTGGCGCTGACGCTGGGGCTGACACCCGAGGAACTGGCCGAACGTATGCCAAAGCTGGAGCCTATCGCCATGCGACTGGAAGTGAAGGAGGGACAGCGCGGACTGACGTTGATTAATGATTCGTATAACAGTGACGTGAACTCCCTGGATATTGCACTGGACTTCATGAACCGTCGTCCGGAACAGGAAGGAAAACGTAAGACGTTGATTCTGAGTGATATCTATCAGACGGGTGAGTCGTCGGCTGAGTTGTATCGTGAGGTGTCGGAACTGATAGCCAAGCGTGGTATCGACCGGTTCGTAGGTATCGGACCGGAGATTTCCAGTCAGGCTGCGCAGATAGAGATTGGTCAGAAGTGGTTCTTTGCCAATGTGGATGATTTTGTGCAGAGTAGTGTCTTTAAGTCGATGCGTGATGAGATCGTGTTGCTGAAGGGCGCCCGCCCGTTTGGTTTTGAGCGCATCAGCGACCTGTTGGAACAGAAGGTGCACGAGACGATTCTTGAGGTGGATCTGAATGCGGTGGTGGACAACCTGAACTATTACCGTTCATTCCTGAAGCCCGAGACCAAGATGGTGTGCATGATCAAGGCTGATGCCTATGGCGCCGGCGCCGTGGAGATTGCCAAGACGCTGCAAGACCACCGCGTGGACTATCTGGCAGTGGCCGTGGCCGATGAGGGCGTGACGCTGCGAAAGGCTGGTATCACCCAGAATATCATCGTGATGAACCCGGAGATGTCATCGTTTAAGACGCTCTTTGACTATGACCTGGAACCAGAGGTGTATTCTTTCCGATTGATGAATGCGCTGGTGAAGGCTGCTCGTCATGAGGGTATCACAGGATGGCCTGTGCATATTAAACTGGACACCGGCATGCACCGCCTGGGCTTTGATCCCAAGAAGGATATCGATGAACTGATTGATTCGCTGAAACATCAGTCGGCCATCATTCCCCGTTCTGTATTCTCGCATTTCGTGGGCTCAGACAGTGACGACTTCGATAACTTCTCGGCAACGCAGTTCCGTGTTTTTGATGAGGCCAGTCAGAAGATACAGGCTGCTTTCTCGCACAAGATACTCCGTCATATAGATAACTCGGCAGGTATAGAGCACTTCCCTGAGCGACAGTTGGATATGTGTCGTCTGGGACTTGGCCTCTATGGCGTTGACCCACGTACCAATAATATCCTCTCTACGGTATCAACATTGAAGACCACGATTCTGCAGTTGCGCCGTGTGCCCAAGGAGGAGACGGTGGGCTACAGCCGCAAGGGAAAACTGGAGCGTGACAGTGTGATCGCAGCTATTCCTATTGGCTATGCCGACGGACTGAACCGTAAGTTGGGTAATCGTCATTGCTATTGTCTGGTGAACGGACAAAAGGCCGAATACGTAGGCAATATCTGTATGGATGTGGCGCTGATTGACGTGACAGACATCCAATGCGAGGAAGGTGACAGCGTGGAAATCTTTGGTAAGAACCTGCCTGTAACGGTGCTGAGTGATGTGCTGGAGACCATCCCTTATGAGGTACTTACCAGTGTCAGCAACCGCGTGAAGCGTGTCTATTTCCAGGATTAA
- the purL gene encoding phosphoribosylformylglycinamidine synthase: MILFFKTPQKSVIATQVDHQLTQAEVQELCWLYGNAEPVDAQTMEGFFVGPRREMVTPWSTNAVEITQNMGLSGISRIEEYFAVASKDAEHDEMLQRMYEGLNQDIFTINIKPEPIKYVDNLEEYNEKEGLALSPEEIEYLHGLEKQNGRPLTDSEIFGFAQINSEHCRHKIFGGTFIIDGQEMESSLFAMIKKTTQENPNKILSAYKDNVAFAQGPVVEQFAPADQSTSDWFRIKDIESVISLKAETHNFPTTVEPFNGAATGTGGEIRDRMGGGVGSWPIAGTAVYMTAYPRLTDDDKLTRDWENIIPVRQWLYQTPEQILIKASNGASDFGNKFGQPLICGSVLTFEHQEPNDTKYAYDKVIMLAGGVGYGTKRDCLKKEPQKGNKVVVVGGDNYRIGLGGGSVSSVDTGRYSNGIELNAVQRANPEMQKRAYNLVRALCEEDVNPVVSIHDHGSAGHLNCLSELVEECGGEIDMTKLPIGDKTLSSKEIIANESQERMGLLIDEKHIEHVRKIAERERAPLYVVGETTGDAHFSFKQGDGVKPFDLDVAQMFGHSPKTIMKDNTVERHYQDVTYSQDKINEYLDRVLQLEAVACKDWLTNKVDRSVTGKIARQQCQGEIQLPLSDCGVVALDYRGVKGIATALGHAPQAGLANPAAGSVLSVAEALTNIVWAPLAEGMDSLSLSANWMWPCRSQEGEDARLYEGVKALSDFCCDLHINVPTGKDSLSLSQQYPNGEKIISPGTVIVSAGGEVSDIKKVVSPVLVNDKNASLYHIDFSFDEQRLGGSAFAQSLGKVGDDVPTVKNAEYFADAFMAVQEMINRGWILAGHDISAGGLITTLLEMCFANQKGGMHINLHDICKDGDVVKALFAENPGVVIEVSDEHKQEFADFMEEQGVGFAKIGYSVPESRNIVVKAGDKELTFDIDALRDTWYKTSYLLDRKQSFNGKAAERFANYKKQPLEMKFNKDFTGKLSQYGISADRRQPSGIKAAIIREKGTNGEREMAYCLYLAGFDVKDVMMTDLISGRETLEDINMIVFCGGFSNSDVLGSAKGWAGAFLFNPKAKEALDKFYAREDTLSLGICNGCQLMVELGLTGAKGAKMLHNDSHKFESEFISLSIPQNNSVMFGSLSGNKLGLWVAHGEGKFSLPEAESAYNVIAKYNYAGYPANPNGSDYNVAGICSADGRHLCMMPHLERAVFPWQNAWYPADRRNDEVTPWIEAFVNARKWVEERI; encoded by the coding sequence ATGATTCTTTTCTTCAAGACCCCTCAGAAGAGCGTGATTGCCACGCAGGTGGACCATCAGCTCACACAAGCAGAAGTACAAGAACTTTGTTGGCTCTATGGCAATGCCGAGCCTGTTGACGCCCAGACTATGGAAGGTTTCTTCGTCGGTCCGCGTCGCGAAATGGTGACCCCTTGGTCAACGAATGCTGTTGAGATAACTCAGAATATGGGACTCAGCGGCATTTCTCGTATAGAAGAGTATTTTGCTGTTGCTTCGAAAGATGCCGAGCACGACGAGATGCTTCAGCGCATGTACGAAGGACTGAATCAGGATATCTTTACGATTAACATCAAGCCAGAGCCCATTAAGTATGTGGACAATCTGGAGGAGTACAACGAGAAAGAGGGACTGGCTCTCTCTCCTGAGGAGATTGAATACCTCCACGGACTGGAGAAGCAGAACGGCCGTCCTCTGACTGACTCAGAGATTTTCGGTTTTGCACAGATCAACTCTGAGCACTGCCGTCACAAGATCTTTGGTGGTACATTCATCATTGACGGCCAGGAGATGGAGAGTTCGCTCTTCGCCATGATTAAGAAGACGACGCAGGAGAACCCCAACAAGATTCTCTCTGCCTATAAAGATAATGTGGCCTTTGCGCAGGGACCTGTCGTAGAACAGTTTGCTCCTGCTGATCAGTCAACCAGCGACTGGTTCCGCATCAAGGATATCGAGAGCGTTATCTCGCTGAAGGCTGAGACCCACAACTTCCCCACAACCGTAGAGCCATTCAACGGTGCTGCAACAGGTACTGGTGGTGAGATCCGCGACCGTATGGGCGGTGGCGTAGGTTCATGGCCTATCGCAGGTACAGCTGTATATATGACAGCCTACCCCCGTCTGACTGACGATGACAAGCTGACTCGCGACTGGGAGAACATCATCCCCGTTCGCCAGTGGCTGTACCAGACACCTGAGCAGATTCTGATCAAGGCTTCAAATGGTGCTTCTGACTTCGGTAACAAGTTCGGTCAGCCACTGATTTGTGGTTCTGTGCTTACCTTTGAACATCAGGAGCCCAACGACACCAAGTATGCTTATGACAAGGTTATCATGCTGGCTGGTGGTGTTGGTTATGGTACTAAGCGTGACTGCCTGAAGAAAGAGCCTCAGAAGGGTAACAAGGTGGTCGTAGTAGGTGGTGATAACTACCGCATCGGTCTTGGTGGCGGTTCTGTATCATCTGTTGATACCGGTCGCTACAGCAATGGTATCGAGCTGAACGCCGTTCAGCGTGCTAACCCTGAAATGCAGAAGCGTGCCTACAACCTGGTGCGTGCGCTCTGCGAAGAGGATGTGAACCCCGTTGTTTCTATCCACGACCACGGTTCTGCCGGTCACCTGAACTGTCTCTCTGAGCTCGTTGAGGAGTGCGGTGGTGAGATCGACATGACCAAACTGCCAATTGGTGACAAGACTCTGAGCTCTAAGGAGATCATCGCTAACGAGAGTCAGGAGCGTATGGGCTTGCTCATTGACGAGAAGCACATCGAACATGTGCGTAAGATTGCTGAGCGCGAGCGTGCTCCGCTGTATGTGGTTGGTGAGACCACAGGCGATGCCCACTTCTCATTCAAGCAGGGCGACGGCGTTAAGCCATTCGACCTGGATGTGGCTCAGATGTTCGGTCACTCACCCAAGACCATCATGAAGGATAATACTGTAGAGCGCCACTATCAGGACGTTACCTACAGTCAGGATAAGATTAACGAGTACCTCGACCGCGTGCTCCAGCTTGAGGCTGTGGCTTGTAAGGACTGGTTGACTAACAAGGTCGACCGTTCGGTTACAGGTAAGATTGCACGTCAGCAGTGTCAGGGTGAGATTCAGCTGCCTCTGAGCGACTGCGGTGTTGTGGCCCTCGACTATCGTGGCGTGAAGGGTATAGCTACAGCCCTGGGGCATGCGCCTCAGGCCGGTCTGGCTAATCCTGCTGCCGGTTCTGTGCTCTCTGTAGCTGAGGCACTGACAAATATCGTCTGGGCTCCACTCGCTGAGGGTATGGATTCTCTCTCACTCTCTGCCAACTGGATGTGGCCCTGCCGCTCTCAGGAGGGTGAGGATGCCCGTCTGTACGAGGGTGTTAAGGCGCTGAGCGATTTCTGCTGCGACCTGCACATCAACGTACCTACAGGTAAGGACTCTCTGTCACTCTCTCAGCAGTATCCTAATGGCGAGAAGATTATCTCTCCAGGAACAGTCATCGTATCTGCCGGTGGCGAGGTTTCTGACATCAAGAAGGTGGTAAGCCCTGTATTGGTTAACGACAAGAATGCATCTCTCTATCATATCGACTTCTCATTCGACGAGCAGCGTCTGGGCGGTTCTGCCTTTGCCCAGAGTCTGGGTAAGGTAGGCGACGATGTGCCTACCGTGAAGAACGCTGAGTACTTCGCAGATGCCTTCATGGCTGTTCAGGAGATGATCAACCGCGGATGGATCCTGGCTGGTCACGATATCTCTGCCGGTGGTTTGATTACTACCCTGCTCGAGATGTGCTTCGCCAACCAGAAGGGTGGTATGCATATCAACCTGCACGACATCTGCAAGGATGGCGACGTAGTGAAGGCCCTCTTCGCTGAGAACCCCGGTGTGGTTATCGAGGTAAGCGATGAGCATAAGCAGGAGTTTGCCGACTTCATGGAGGAGCAGGGTGTAGGCTTTGCCAAGATTGGTTACTCGGTACCTGAGAGCCGCAACATCGTAGTAAAGGCTGGCGACAAGGAGCTGACTTTCGACATCGATGCACTCCGTGACACATGGTATAAGACTTCTTACCTGCTCGACCGCAAGCAGAGCTTCAATGGCAAGGCTGCAGAGCGTTTCGCTAACTATAAGAAGCAGCCTCTGGAGATGAAGTTCAACAAGGACTTCACTGGCAAGCTCTCTCAGTATGGCATCTCTGCCGACCGCCGTCAGCCCTCTGGCATCAAGGCAGCCATCATCCGTGAGAAGGGTACCAACGGTGAGCGCGAGATGGCTTACTGCCTGTACCTGGCTGGTTTCGACGTGAAGGACGTGATGATGACCGACCTGATTTCTGGTCGCGAGACACTCGAGGATATCAACATGATTGTATTCTGCGGTGGTTTCTCTAACTCCGACGTACTTGGTTCTGCTAAGGGTTGGGCTGGTGCCTTCCTCTTCAATCCTAAGGCTAAGGAGGCACTGGATAAGTTCTATGCCCGCGAGGACACCCTCTCACTGGGTATCTGTAACGGTTGTCAGCTGATGGTTGAACTCGGCCTGACAGGTGCCAAGGGTGCCAAGATGCTGCACAACGACTCTCACAAGTTCGAGAGTGAGTTCATCTCGTTGAGCATTCCCCAGAACAACTCTGTGATGTTCGGTTCTCTGAGCGGCAACAAGCTCGGTCTGTGGGTAGCCCACGGAGAAGGTAAGTTCTCACTGCCCGAGGCTGAGAGTGCTTACAACGTGATTGCGAAGTACAACTATGCTGGCTATCCCGCTAATCCTAACGGTTCTGACTACAATGTGGCAGGTATCTGCTCTGCCGATGGCCGTCATCTCTGCATGATGCCTCACCTGGAGCGTGCCGTATTCCCCTGGCAGAACGCATGGTATCCAGCTGACCGCCGCAATGACGAGGTAACACCTTGGATTGAGGCCTTCGTCAACGCACGTAAGTGGGTAGAGGAAAGAATCTAG
- a CDS encoding chromate transporter, translated as MNIYWDSFKTFFHIGIFTLGGGYAMIPLIEEEVVNKKKWVSREEFLDLIAIAQSCPGVFAINISIFIGYKLRKIRGAIATALGTALPSFLIILMIAMFFHRFEDNPVVAAIFRGIRPAVVALIAVPTFNLAKSAKISWVNCWIPIAGALLIWLLGVSPIYIILAAGIGGYVYGKYIKPTE; from the coding sequence ATGAATATCTATTGGGATTCATTTAAGACTTTCTTTCACATTGGCATATTCACCCTTGGTGGTGGATATGCCATGATACCCTTGATAGAGGAGGAAGTGGTAAACAAGAAGAAATGGGTGTCGCGTGAGGAGTTTCTCGACCTCATCGCCATTGCACAGAGTTGTCCGGGTGTCTTTGCTATCAACATCAGCATCTTCATCGGCTACAAACTGCGCAAGATTCGTGGCGCCATCGCCACCGCCCTTGGCACTGCCCTACCCTCGTTCCTCATCATCCTCATGATAGCCATGTTCTTCCATCGTTTCGAGGATAATCCCGTGGTAGCAGCCATCTTCCGCGGCATCCGTCCTGCGGTGGTAGCACTCATTGCCGTACCTACGTTCAATCTGGCCAAGAGCGCCAAGATATCGTGGGTCAACTGCTGGATACCGATTGCAGGAGCGTTGCTGATCTGGCTTTTGGGTGTATCACCAATTTATATTATCCTAGCGGCAGGCATCGGTGGCTATGTCTATGGCAAATACATCAAGCCAACGGAATGA
- a CDS encoding chromate transporter, which translates to MDIVLLYIQLFVTFFQIGLFGFGGGYGMLSLIQTKVVPDWITTTQFTDIVAISQMTPGPIGINSATYCGYMACHNAGLSTSMSILGSCVATFALVLPSLILMIIIAKMFIKYMNTPAVQSVFNGLRPAVVGLLAAATLLLCNKENFSAPSEDMWQFCISVILFAATFIGTKVYKVNPIHMIAMAGFAGLLLLY; encoded by the coding sequence ATGGACATTGTTCTTCTATACATACAGTTGTTTGTCACCTTCTTCCAGATTGGTCTGTTTGGATTCGGAGGAGGCTACGGCATGCTGTCACTTATTCAGACGAAGGTAGTGCCCGACTGGATTACCACGACCCAGTTTACTGATATTGTGGCTATCAGTCAGATGACCCCCGGCCCTATTGGCATCAACTCTGCCACCTATTGCGGCTACATGGCTTGCCATAATGCCGGACTGAGCACATCTATGTCAATCCTTGGTTCCTGCGTTGCTACATTTGCCCTTGTGCTGCCATCACTCATCCTGATGATTATCATTGCCAAGATGTTCATCAAATACATGAACACACCCGCAGTACAGTCGGTCTTCAATGGCCTGCGCCCTGCAGTCGTCGGTCTGCTGGCTGCAGCCACCCTCTTACTGTGCAACAAGGAGAATTTCTCCGCACCCAGCGAGGATATGTGGCAGTTCTGCATCAGCGTGATTCTCTTCGCCGCCACGTTCATCGGCACCAAGGTATATAAGGTGAACCCCATCCACATGATAGCGATGGCAGGTTTCGCAGGCCTCCTGCTGCTCTACTGA
- a CDS encoding family 43 glycosylhydrolase produces MTKRHLLPFCMMALCTICLHAQPRNHHRRMAFSTDTVMAHDPVMAYENGTYHLLSTGMGIQWATSKDRKTWVMQPTPFIEQIPQWTHDSVPGFRNHVWAPDIIRWHDRWWLAYSCSTFGKNTSAIGLMSASSLTGQWKDEGCIVASKEKRDNWNAIDPCFVIDDNDQPWLTWGSFWDGIQIARLTLSHFSSLISPPVTIARRYQPNDPNAAENPTSKFAGRNAIEAPFILKHDGYYYLFVSWDYCCRGAQSNYRVAVGRSKQVTGPYLDREGRDMLHGGGTLFLEGDKTEFEAAGHCAAYDMNGESIFICHGYSARLNGAALLIQKPIKWTRDQWPYLE; encoded by the coding sequence ATGACTAAAAGACATCTTCTCCCGTTCTGCATGATGGCACTGTGTACCATCTGTCTCCATGCCCAGCCTCGCAACCACCACCGTCGCATGGCCTTTTCCACGGATACCGTGATGGCCCACGACCCTGTGATGGCCTACGAGAACGGCACCTATCACCTGCTTTCTACAGGCATGGGCATTCAGTGGGCCACGTCGAAAGACCGCAAGACATGGGTGATGCAACCCACGCCGTTTATCGAACAGATTCCGCAATGGACACACGACTCCGTACCTGGTTTCCGCAACCATGTATGGGCTCCGGATATCATCCGTTGGCACGACCGCTGGTGGTTGGCCTACAGCTGCTCCACCTTTGGCAAGAACACTTCAGCCATCGGTCTGATGTCAGCCTCATCACTCACAGGGCAGTGGAAAGATGAGGGTTGTATCGTGGCCTCCAAGGAGAAACGTGACAACTGGAATGCCATTGATCCCTGCTTCGTTATTGACGACAACGACCAGCCATGGCTCACATGGGGCTCTTTCTGGGACGGCATACAGATTGCAAGATTAACTCTCTCTCATTTTTCATCTCTCATTTCTCCCCCCGTCACCATTGCCCGTCGTTACCAGCCTAACGATCCCAATGCTGCCGAGAACCCCACGTCCAAGTTTGCCGGACGCAATGCCATTGAGGCACCTTTCATCTTGAAGCATGATGGCTACTATTATCTCTTCGTTTCGTGGGACTACTGTTGTCGTGGTGCCCAGAGCAACTACCGCGTAGCCGTAGGACGCTCAAAACAGGTAACTGGTCCTTATCTCGACCGCGAAGGTCGTGACATGCTTCACGGCGGAGGCACTCTCTTCCTGGAGGGCGACAAAACGGAGTTTGAGGCCGCAGGCCATTGCGCAGCCTACGACATGAACGGCGAGAGCATCTTCATCTGCCACGGCTACTCTGCCCGTCTCAATGGTGCCGCCCTGCTCATCCAGAAGCCCATCAAATGGACCCGTGACCAGTGGCCGTACTTGGAATAG
- a CDS encoding transposase — MTKEEKIAAGIVLSEIKHNGHRRAFFHDYSRPGLYMVTMVVAGRQRLFGCIVGHSRGKRGTADFPHLEYSRLGSQIIHEELSKISQFYPMVEVCKVALMPDHVHLLLAVKEQLPQGKHLGSIVRGFKTGCTRAWWKLQDEAVMADGVSAMTVAEASPSGKRPVLFEDGYHDRILMGDGMLGNICRYMDENPFRARLREEHPNLMQRCLHLWIHDREYAAFGNLFLLKNPERLQVFFHRKDKKGRLTHLTPEYAEAKAQLLQRAEEGAVLVTPGISKGEQGVVDAALDDRLPLILLQKEQITDYWKPSKERFYACATGKLLILSPKLMPGDSDYERFHSLNDLAHDICIATDTRLLRIG, encoded by the coding sequence GTGACAAAAGAGGAGAAGATTGCTGCAGGAATCGTGCTTTCGGAAATAAAGCACAATGGGCACCGTCGTGCCTTTTTTCATGACTATAGTCGTCCTGGGTTATACATGGTAACCATGGTGGTGGCAGGGCGGCAGCGCCTCTTTGGTTGTATTGTAGGACATTCAAGGGGGAAAAGGGGAACGGCGGATTTTCCTCATCTGGAGTATTCCAGGCTTGGCTCCCAGATTATCCATGAGGAGCTGTCAAAGATATCTCAGTTTTACCCCATGGTGGAGGTGTGTAAGGTGGCGCTGATGCCTGACCATGTACACCTGTTGTTAGCTGTGAAGGAGCAATTGCCTCAGGGAAAGCATCTGGGTAGCATCGTGCGTGGCTTTAAGACGGGATGTACCAGGGCTTGGTGGAAGTTGCAGGATGAGGCTGTCATGGCGGATGGTGTGTCTGCTATGACTGTGGCAGAGGCGTCTCCCTCTGGCAAGCGTCCTGTCTTGTTTGAGGATGGTTATCATGACCGTATCCTTATGGGCGATGGCATGCTTGGAAATATCTGTCGCTATATGGACGAGAATCCGTTCAGGGCAAGGCTGAGGGAGGAGCATCCGAACTTGATGCAACGCTGCCTGCATCTGTGGATACATGACCGTGAATATGCTGCTTTTGGTAATCTCTTCCTGCTGAAGAACCCAGAAAGGCTTCAGGTATTTTTCCATCGTAAGGATAAGAAGGGCAGGCTGACGCATCTGACTCCTGAGTATGCAGAAGCAAAAGCGCAGCTGCTGCAGCGGGCGGAAGAGGGGGCTGTGTTGGTTACGCCTGGTATTTCAAAGGGCGAACAGGGTGTTGTTGATGCGGCATTGGACGATCGTCTGCCACTTATATTATTGCAGAAAGAGCAGATCACGGATTATTGGAAACCATCAAAGGAACGGTTCTATGCTTGTGCTACAGGTAAGCTGTTGATTCTGTCGCCTAAGCTGATGCCTGGTGATTCTGACTATGAGCGTTTTCATTCCCTGAATGATTTGGCACATGACATTTGCATTGCCACGGATACACGTCTTTTGAGAATAGGATAA
- the ftsZ gene encoding cell division protein FtsZ, producing MGDDILIDFGPVEDKMQGIIKVIGVGGGGCNAVRNMNDEHIPGVTFAVCNTDSKSLAPSPVPVKILLGEGLGAGGKPEVGRSEAEKNIEDIEKLLSDGTKMVFITASMGGGTGTGSAPVVASVAKRMGMLTIGIVTIPFYFEKTQKIIRALKGVDEMRKNVDALLIINNERLCDVYADTPISVKESFARADNILKEAVIGISELITVNSNGGIDLDFRDVETTMRDGGGAIMAMGRASGEGRVERAIKNALNSPLLYGSDITKAKRILFNIYSSEEAPIMVPEMQEIDDFFDKLDPKIEVIWGISTDNSIGEDAKVTILATGMEEVVGNEVEVKDDAYYESLIPLLYRPIVKPVHEPAPEPNFVVEPAPEPEPSVVVEEPKPIRKPTAFEKFTQWMKSIAQEADE from the coding sequence ATGGGTGATGATATATTAATAGATTTTGGTCCTGTAGAGGATAAGATGCAAGGCATCATCAAGGTGATTGGTGTTGGTGGAGGCGGTTGCAACGCTGTGCGCAACATGAATGACGAGCATATCCCTGGGGTGACGTTTGCCGTTTGTAATACGGATAGTAAATCATTGGCTCCATCGCCTGTTCCTGTCAAGATTCTATTGGGAGAGGGACTTGGTGCTGGAGGCAAACCCGAAGTTGGGCGCTCGGAGGCGGAGAAGAATATTGAGGATATAGAGAAGCTGCTGAGCGATGGGACTAAGATGGTTTTCATCACGGCAAGCATGGGTGGTGGTACAGGTACTGGCTCGGCACCTGTTGTGGCCAGTGTGGCGAAAAGAATGGGTATGCTTACCATCGGCATCGTAACCATTCCTTTCTACTTTGAGAAGACTCAGAAGATTATCCGTGCGCTGAAGGGTGTTGACGAAATGCGAAAGAACGTTGACGCACTCCTGATTATCAACAATGAACGCCTGTGTGATGTCTATGCTGACACACCTATCTCTGTGAAAGAGTCGTTTGCCAGAGCTGACAATATCCTGAAGGAAGCGGTAATCGGTATATCGGAATTGATAACCGTCAACAGCAATGGTGGTATCGACTTGGACTTCCGCGATGTGGAAACGACCATGCGTGATGGTGGAGGTGCTATCATGGCGATGGGCAGGGCAAGCGGAGAAGGGCGTGTGGAGAGAGCTATCAAAAACGCCCTGAATTCACCGCTTTTGTATGGTAGTGATATCACGAAAGCTAAGCGTATTCTCTTTAATATCTATTCTAGTGAAGAAGCGCCTATCATGGTGCCTGAGATGCAGGAGATTGATGATTTCTTCGATAAACTGGATCCAAAGATTGAGGTAATCTGGGGTATCTCGACTGATAATTCCATAGGCGAAGATGCGAAGGTTACTATCTTGGCAACCGGGATGGAAGAGGTTGTCGGCAATGAGGTTGAAGTAAAGGATGATGCCTATTATGAGAGTCTGATACCACTGCTTTACAGGCCCATAGTAAAGCCCGTCCACGAGCCTGCACCAGAGCCGAATTTTGTTGTAGAGCCTGCACCAGAACCGGAGCCTTCTGTTGTCGTGGAAGAGCCTAAGCCTATACGTAAGCCAACTGCATTTGAGAAGTTTACGCAATGGATGAAGAGTATCGCTCAAGAAGCTGATGAATAA